The Vigna unguiculata cultivar IT97K-499-35 chromosome 6, ASM411807v1, whole genome shotgun sequence genome contains a region encoding:
- the LOC114187836 gene encoding pre-mRNA-splicing factor SYF1, whose protein sequence is MAIPQDLYPSEDDLLYEEEVLRNPFSLKLWWRYLIARSEAPFKKRFVIYERALKALPGSYKLWHAYLRERLDLVRNLPVTHSQYDTLNNTFERALVTMHKMPRIWIMYLQTLTNQKLVTRTRRTFDRALCALPVTQHDRIWEPYLVFVSQKGIPIETSLRVYRRYLKYDPSHIEDFIEFLLNSSLWQEASERLASVLNDDQFYSIKGKTKHRLWLELCDLLTRHANEVSGLNVDAIIRGGIRKFTDEVGRLWTSLAEYYIRRGLHEKARDVFEEGMSTVITVRDFSVIFDSYSQFEESMLAYKMEEMGLSDEEDDEGEENGLEEVEEEDIRIKGRLVDEDFERKILHGFWLNDKNDIDLRLARFDYLMERRPELANSVLLRQNPHNVEQWHRRVKLFERNPTKQILTYTEAVRTIDPMKAVGKPHTLWVAFAKLYEQHKDLANARVIFDKAVQVNYKTVDNLASVWCEWAEMELKHKNFKGALELMRRATAEPSVEVKRKVAADGNEPVQMKLHKSLRLWTFYVDLEESLGSLESTRAVYERILDLRIATPQIIINYAYFLEEHKYFEDAFKVYERGVKIFKYPHVKDIWVTYLSKFVKRYGKNKLERARELFENAVESAPADQVKPLYLQYAKLEEDYGLAKRAMKVYDQATKAVPNNEKLSMYEIYISRAAEIFGVPKTREIYEQAIESGLPDKDVKTMCLKYAELEKSLGEIDRARGIYVFASQFADPRSDPEFWNKWHEFEVQHGNEDTFREMLRIKRSVSASYSQTHFILPEYLMQKDQTVNLDEAKDKLKQAGIPEDEMAALERQLAPAADNTVTKDRKVGFVSAGVESQSDGGIKTNANHEDIELPEESDSDDDDKIEIAQKDVPSAVFGGLIRKRDEDEKNGEVDAAKDKDNENRLGALERIKRLKRN, encoded by the exons ATGGCGATTCCGCAAGATTTGTATCCCTCAGAAGACGACCTTTTGTACGAAGAGGAGGTGCTTCGAAATCCTTTCAGTCTTAAGTTATGGTGGCGTTACCTAATTGCACGTTCGGAAGCTCCGTTCAAGAAGCGCTTCGTGATTTACGAGCGGGCACTGAAGGCGCTTCCCGGAAGCTACAAGCTGTGGCACGCGTACCTCCGCGAGCGCCTCGACCTCGTTCGCAACCTCCCTGTCACTCACTCTCAATACGATACGCTCAATAATACTTTCGAGCGTGCATTAGTCACCATGCACAAGATGCCGCGGATTTGGATTATGTATCTGCAAACCCTAACCAATCAGAAATTGGTTACTCGAACTCGCAGGACCTTCGACAGGGCTCTTTGCGCCCTCCCCGTCACCCAGCACGACCGTATCTGGGAACCTTATCTTGTGTTCGTGAGCCAGAAGGGTATTCCAATTGAGACTTCTCTTCGGGTTTATCGCAGGTATTTGAAGTATGACCCCTCTCACATTGAGGATTTTATTGAGTTTTTGCTTAATTCGAGTCTCTGGCAAGAGGCTTCTGAGAGGCTGGCTTCCGTCCTCAATGATGACCAGTTTTACTCCATTAAGGGTAAGACCAAGCACCGGCTTTGGTTGGAGTTATGTGATTTGCTCACACGCCATGCCAATGAGGTTTCTGGGTTGAATGTGGACGCTATCATTAGGGGTGGGATTAGGAAGTTCACTGATGAGGTGGGAAGGCTTTGGACTTCGCTTGCTGAGTATTACATTAGGAGGGGTTTGCATGAGAAGGCTAGGGATGTGTTTGAGGAGGGTATGTCTACTGTTATCACGGTCAGGGATTTTAGTGTTATATTTGATTCTTACTCGCAGTTTGAAGAAAGCATGCTTGCTTACAAGATGGAGGAGATGGGGCTGagtgatgaagaagatgatgagGGTGAGGAAAATGGCCTTGAGGAAGTGGAAGAAGAGGATATTCGTATTAAAGGAAGATTGGTGGATGAGGATTTTGAGAGGAAGATTTTGCATGGGTTTTGGTTGAATGACAAGAATGACATAGACTTGAGGTTGGCTCGGTTTGATTACCTTATGGAGAGGAGGCCGGAATTGGCTAACAGTGTGCTTTTGCGTCAAAATCCTCATAATGTAGAACAGTGGCACAGGAGGGTGAAGCTCTTTGAAAGGAATCCTACCAAGCAGATACTGACTTACACTGAAGCGGTGAGGACGATTGATCCCATGAAGGCAGTGGGAAAGCCTCACACTTTGTGGGTTGCGTTTGCTAAATTGTATGAACAGCACAAAGATCTTGCCAATGCCCGTGTCATATTTGACAAGGCAGTGCAGGTAAACTACAAAACTGTGGATAACCTGGCTAGTGTCTGGTGTGAGTGGGCTGAAATGGAGTTAAAGCATAAAAATTTCAAAGGAGCACTTGAGCTGATGAGGCGGGCTACAGCTGAGCCGTCAGTTGAGGTGAAGCGAAAAG TGGCTGCGGATGGGAATGAACCAGTCCAGATGAAGCTACATAAATCCTTGAGATTATGGACGTTTTATGTTGATTTGGAGGAAAGCCTAGGTTCTTTGGAATCTACACGTGCGGTTTATGAGCGAATTTTGGATTTACGAATAGCCACACCACAAATAATCATCAATTATGCATACTTTCTGGAG GAACATAAGTACTTTGAAGATGCTTTTAAAGTTTATGAAAGAGGAGTAAAGATATTTAAGTACCCTCATGTTAAAGACATATGGGTTACTTATCTCTCTAAATTTGTGAAGAGATATGGAAAGAATAAATTGGAACGAGCGAgagaattatttgaaaatgcaGTTGAATCG GCCCCTGCTGATCAAGTGAAGCCACTTTACCTGCAATATGCCAAGCTGGAGGAGGACTATGGTCTAGCGAAGCGAGCTATGAAGGTTTATGATCAAGCAACTAAGGCTGTTCCTAACAATGAGAAGTTAAGCATGTATGAGATATACATTTCTCGTGCAGCTGAGATATTTGGTGTGCCCAAAACAAGAGAGATCTATGAGCAGGCAATTGAATCTGGTCTTCCAGACAAGGATGTCAAAACCATGTGTTTGAAGTATGCTGAGCTTGAAAAAAGCTTGGGAGAAATTGACCGGGCCCGTGGAATATATGTATTTGCGTCTCAGTTTGCAGATCCACGATCTGATCCTGAGTTTTGGAATAAGTGGCACGAGTTTGAGGTTCAGCATGGGAATGAAGATACTTTCAGAGAAATGCTTCGTATTAAGCGAAGTGTCTCTGCAAGCTACAGCCAG ACACATTTTATACTGCCCGAATATCTAATGCAGAAGGATCAAACTGTGAATCTTGATGAAGCAAAAGACAAGTTAAAACAGGCTGGGATCCCTGAGGACGAAATGGCTGCTTTAGAAAGGCAATTAGCACCAGCAGCTGACAATACAGTGACAAAAGATAGGAAAGTTGGGTTTGTGAGTGCTGGAGTGGAATCTCAGTCTGATGGAGGGATAAAAACTAATGCAAATCACGAGGATATCGAGTTACCAGAAGAAAGTgattctgatgatgatgataagattgaaattgcacaaaaagatgTTCCTTCTGCTGTGTTTGGTGGTTTGATTAGAAAGAGAGACGAGGATGAAAAGAATGGAGAGGTAGATGCGGCTAAAGATAAGGACAACGAAAATCGGCTTGGTGCTCTTGAGAGAATAAAGAGGCTAAAACGAAATTAG
- the LOC114187712 gene encoding syntaxin-125-like encodes MNDLFSSSFRQYSEMNNQSQMNDVEAGKENVNLDKFFDEVENVKEDMRSVEQLYRKLQESNEESKIVHNAKTMKDLRAKMDQDVQQVLKRVKLIKGKLEALERSNAANRNLPGCGPGSSTDRTRTSVVSGLGKKLKDMMDDFQGLRARMQNEYKETVERRYFTITGEKADEDTIENLISSGESESFLQRAIQEQGRGQIMDTISEIQERHDSVKEIEKNLMELHQVFLDMAALVESQGQQLNNIESNVAHASSFVRRGTEQLHEAREYQKSSREWTCYAILLGIVLLIVLLFPLLTSLLPHLLY; translated from the coding sequence ATGAATGACCTATTTTCAAGCTCCTTTAGACAATACAGTGAAATGAATAATCAGTCTCAAATGAATGACGTGGAGGCTGGAAAGGAAAATGTGAACCTGGATAAGTTCTTTGACGAGGTGGAGAATGTGAAGGAAGACATGAGATCAGTTGAGCAATTGTATAGAAAATTGCAAGAGTCGAATGAAGAGAGCAAGATTGTCCATAACGCTAAAACCATGAAAGATCTTCGAGCCAAAATGGATCAAGATGTTCAACAGGTTCTCAAACGCGTTAAACTCATAAAGGGCAAGCTTGAAGCTTTGGAACGTTCAAATGCAGCCAATAGAAACCTCCCAGGATGTGGTCCTGGTTCCTCAACAGATCGAACCAGAACCTCAGTGGTTAGTGGCTTAGGGAAGAAATTGAAGGACATGATGGACGATTTTCAAGGGTTGAGAGCAAGAATGCAAAACGAGTACAAGGAAACTGTAGAACGAAGGTACTTCACCATAACAGGAGAAAAGGCCGATGAAGATACAATTGAGAACTTGATATCAAGCGGCGAAAGTGAGAGTTTTCTTCAAAGGGCGATTCAAGAACAGGGTAGGGGTCAGATAATGGACACTATATCGGAGATTCAAGAGAGACATGATTCTGTGAAGGAGATAGAGAAGAACTTGATGGAGTTGCATCAGGTGTTTTTAGACATGGCAGCTCTTGTAGAGTCTCAAGGTCAGCAACTAAATAACATCGAGAGTAATGTGGCACATGCAAGTTCTTTTGTCAGAAGAGGAACAGAGCAACTTCATGAAGCTAGAGAGTATCAAAAGAGCTCTAGAGAGTGGACTTGTTATGCCATTCTTCTTGGCATTGTTCTCCTCATTGTGCTCTTGTTTCCTCTCTTGACATCACTTTTGCCTCACTTGTTATATTGA
- the LOC114189011 gene encoding B3 domain-containing protein Os07g0563300-like isoform X1 → MNSRDQAAQTVAVVDSLGFRAAMASASSSSSKLCFNSDCKELKPERPKKGWRLRSGELAELCDRCGSAFEEGRFCEIFHSNASGWRSCETCRKRIHCGCIVSSHSFMLLDPGGIECYACARKNIIMPSNLPWPQSFSLQNRLTDRLRDLSTKGWNQLAGSGPVPWKQAPSLFNSASSSDLIPDVPSLAELSNSFDKMYCNERLPASALEKKSEDYTGLPVHWNVTICPREMKLMNGMRNEDKASSCLNMCQQPSSLKEESSPQPFGLPVPNSCQNERNGQLGVTGSHPQQTPPPPGKQFNGTMHLAPDSSGEAQVRNGRPRADARGRNQLLPRYWPRCTDLELQQISIDSNSVITPLFQKTLSASDAGRIGRLVLPKKCAETYFPPISQPEGLPLKILDAKGKEWIFQFRFWPNNNSRMYVLEGVTPCIQSMQLQAGDTVTFSRLEPEGRLVMGFRKASSAVPSDQDNETNKSGNGFSAHGEVELADPNSWSKVDKSGYIAKEALGSKSLISRKRKSGMLGSKSKRLRIENEDLIELKITWQEAQGLLRPPPSHVPSIVVIEGFEFEEYEEAPVLGKPTIFTSDNVGEKIQWAQCEDCLKWRKLPASALLPSKWTCADNSWDPERSSCSAAQELTAEQLENLLPPCNSAVPKKMKAAKQDPDNAEALEGLDTLANLAILGEGEALPASAQATTKHPRHRPGCSCIVCIQPPSGKGPKHKQTCTCNVCLTVKRRFRTLMLRREKKQSEKEAETTRKKQQQQHSQPLPSSEILLDEDSLPCSNTGDSSPNQNKEGNDGSDDDPNRIKSSASPFKGQIDLNIQPEREEELSPGSDSGGMMKLLHDATERYLKQQTVNSGTGDSGGSQSQLVGDAMREDKLSNGVTHGSSSHSTDKEHAQSLSMNV, encoded by the exons ATGAACAGTAGGG ATCAGGCCGCGCAAACCGTTGCGGTTGTGGATTCGTTGGGGTTCAGAGCCGCTATGGCTTCggcttcttcttcctcctccaaACTGTGCTTCAATTCCGACTGCAAAGAATTGAAGCCTGAAAGACCTAAGAAAGGGTGGAGGCTCCGTAGCGGAGAACTAGCCGAGCTCTGCGATCGATGCGG CTCTGCTTTTGAAGAAGGGAGGTTCTGTGAAATTTTCCACTCAAATGCTTCTGGTTGGAGGAGTTGTGAGACTTGTAGAAAG AGAATTCATTGTGGATGTATTGTTTCAAGTCATTCCTTCATGTTGCTAGATCCCGGAGGAATTGAATGTTATGCGTGTGCCcgcaaaaatattattatg CCTTCTAACCTGCCGTGGCCACAATCTTTTTCCCTTCAAAATCGTTTAACTGATAGACTTAGAGATCTATCTACTAAAGGTTGGAATCAGTTGGCTGGATCAGGTCCTGTACCCTGGAAGCAAGCGCCCAGTCTGTTCAATTCTGCTTCTTCATCTGACCTGATCCCAGATGTGCCTTCTTTAGCTGAATTATCCAATAGCTTTGACAAAATGTATTGCAACGAAAGGTTACCTGCATCAGCCTTGGAAAAGAAAAGCGAGGATTATACTGGATTACCGGTTCATTGGAATGTTACCATTTGCCCACGGGAGATGAAGCTTATGAATG GAATGAGGAACGAGGACAAAGCAAGTTCATGTTTAAATATGTGTCAGCAGCCTTCTTCTCTGAAGGAAGAGTCATCGCCTCAACCATTTGGTTTGCCGGTGCCTAATTCATgccaaaatgaaagaaatggtCAGCTTGGGGTAACTGGAAGTCACCCTCAACAAACTCCACCACCTCCAGGAAAGCAATTTAACGGCACTATGCATTTAGCACCTGACTCATCAGGTGAGGCTCAGGTTCGCAATGGGCGGCCTCGAGCAGATGCCCGAGGAAGAAACCAGTTGCTGCCACGGTACTGGCCCAGGTGTACTGATCTTGAACTACAACAAATATCCATAGA TTCAAATTCTGTAATTACTCCCTTGTTTCAAAAAACCTTGAGTGCAAGTGATGCTGGACGAATTGGGCGTTTAGTCCTACCCAAAAAGTGTGCTGAG ACCTACTTCCCACCAATTTCTCAGCCTGAAGGATTGCCGCTTAAAATCCTTGATGCAAAGGGAAAGGAATGGATATTTCAATTTCGCTTCTGGCCGAACAATAACAGCAGAATGTATGTTTTAGAGGGTGTCACTCCATGCATACAGTCCATGCAGTTACAGGCTGGTGACACTG TAACATTTAGCCGGTTGGAGCCAGAGGGAAGGTTGGTTATGGGATTTAGAAAGGCTTCGAGTGCTGTGCCATCCGACCAG GACAATGAAACCAATAAGTCTGGAAATGGATTTTCTGCACATGGTGAA GTTGAATTGGCTGATCCCAATTCATGGTCTAAAGTTGACAAGTCAGGATACATAGCAAAAGAAGCACTGGGGAGCAAATCATTAATatctagaaaaagaaaaagcgGCATGTTGGGCTCAAAGAGTAAACGTCTAAGAATTGAAAATGAGGATTTAATAGAGCTGAAGATTACATGGCAAGAAGCTCAAGGTCTGCTCCGGCCCCCTCCCAGCCACGTTCCGAGCATCGTTGTGATTGAAGGTTTTGAATTTGAGGAATACGAG GAAGCTCCAGTGCTTGGGAAGCCAACAATTTTTACCAGTGATAATGTGGG TGAAAAGATCCAGTGGGCTCAATGCGAAGATTGTCTCAAGTGGCGCAAATTACCAGCAAGTGCGCTTCTTCCATCAAAATGGACGTGTGCTGATAATTCATGGGATCCAGAAAG ATCTTCTTGTTCAGCTGCCCAAGAGCTGACAGCAGAGCAACTTGAGAATTTGCTACCTCCTTGTAATTCAG CTGTTCCCAAGAAAATGAAGGCCGCCAAACAGGATCCTGATAATGCTGAAGCTTTGGAGGGACTTGACACCCTCGCAAATTTAGCTATCCTGGGAGAGGGTGAAGCACTCCCAGCATCAGCCCAGGCCACAACTAAGCACCCACGCCATAGACCTGGCTGTTCTTGCATTGTTTGCATTCAACCTCCCAGTGGAAAGGGCCCCAAGCATAAGCAGACATGTACGTGTAATGTATGCTTAACAGTGAAGCGACGTTTCCGTACCCTTATGTTACGACGTGAGAAGAAACAATCAGAAAAAGAAGCAGAGACAACTCGTAAAAAGCAACAGCAACAACATTCTCAACCACTACCTTCGTCTGAAATTTTGCTTGACGAAGATTCATTACCCTGTAGTAACACAGGCGATAGTAGCCCGAACCAGAACAAAGAGGGTAATGATGGTTCTGATGATGATCCTAACAGAATAAAATCATCTGCTTCACCGTTCAAAGGCCAAATTGACCTCAACATCCAGCCAGAGCGAGAAGAAGAATTGTCCCCTGGTTCAGATTCTGGTGGCATGATGAAGTTGCTCCATGATGCTACTGAGAGGTATCTGAAGCAGCAGACTGTGAACTCTGGTACTGGAGATTCTGGTGGCAGTCAGTCACAGCTGGTAGGAGATGCAATGAGGGAAGATAAACTTAGCAATGGTGTTACCCATGGCAGTAGTAGTCATAGTACTGATAAGGAACATGCCCAATCTTTGTCTATGAATGTGTGA
- the LOC114189011 gene encoding B3 domain-containing protein Os07g0563300-like isoform X2, with protein sequence MLLDPGGIECYACARKNIIMPSNLPWPQSFSLQNRLTDRLRDLSTKGWNQLAGSGPVPWKQAPSLFNSASSSDLIPDVPSLAELSNSFDKMYCNERLPASALEKKSEDYTGLPVHWNVTICPREMKLMNGMRNEDKASSCLNMCQQPSSLKEESSPQPFGLPVPNSCQNERNGQLGVTGSHPQQTPPPPGKQFNGTMHLAPDSSGEAQVRNGRPRADARGRNQLLPRYWPRCTDLELQQISIDSNSVITPLFQKTLSASDAGRIGRLVLPKKCAETYFPPISQPEGLPLKILDAKGKEWIFQFRFWPNNNSRMYVLEGVTPCIQSMQLQAGDTVTFSRLEPEGRLVMGFRKASSAVPSDQDNETNKSGNGFSAHGEVELADPNSWSKVDKSGYIAKEALGSKSLISRKRKSGMLGSKSKRLRIENEDLIELKITWQEAQGLLRPPPSHVPSIVVIEGFEFEEYEEAPVLGKPTIFTSDNVGEKIQWAQCEDCLKWRKLPASALLPSKWTCADNSWDPERSSCSAAQELTAEQLENLLPPCNSAVPKKMKAAKQDPDNAEALEGLDTLANLAILGEGEALPASAQATTKHPRHRPGCSCIVCIQPPSGKGPKHKQTCTCNVCLTVKRRFRTLMLRREKKQSEKEAETTRKKQQQQHSQPLPSSEILLDEDSLPCSNTGDSSPNQNKEGNDGSDDDPNRIKSSASPFKGQIDLNIQPEREEELSPGSDSGGMMKLLHDATERYLKQQTVNSGTGDSGGSQSQLVGDAMREDKLSNGVTHGSSSHSTDKEHAQSLSMNV encoded by the exons ATGTTGCTAGATCCCGGAGGAATTGAATGTTATGCGTGTGCCcgcaaaaatattattatg CCTTCTAACCTGCCGTGGCCACAATCTTTTTCCCTTCAAAATCGTTTAACTGATAGACTTAGAGATCTATCTACTAAAGGTTGGAATCAGTTGGCTGGATCAGGTCCTGTACCCTGGAAGCAAGCGCCCAGTCTGTTCAATTCTGCTTCTTCATCTGACCTGATCCCAGATGTGCCTTCTTTAGCTGAATTATCCAATAGCTTTGACAAAATGTATTGCAACGAAAGGTTACCTGCATCAGCCTTGGAAAAGAAAAGCGAGGATTATACTGGATTACCGGTTCATTGGAATGTTACCATTTGCCCACGGGAGATGAAGCTTATGAATG GAATGAGGAACGAGGACAAAGCAAGTTCATGTTTAAATATGTGTCAGCAGCCTTCTTCTCTGAAGGAAGAGTCATCGCCTCAACCATTTGGTTTGCCGGTGCCTAATTCATgccaaaatgaaagaaatggtCAGCTTGGGGTAACTGGAAGTCACCCTCAACAAACTCCACCACCTCCAGGAAAGCAATTTAACGGCACTATGCATTTAGCACCTGACTCATCAGGTGAGGCTCAGGTTCGCAATGGGCGGCCTCGAGCAGATGCCCGAGGAAGAAACCAGTTGCTGCCACGGTACTGGCCCAGGTGTACTGATCTTGAACTACAACAAATATCCATAGA TTCAAATTCTGTAATTACTCCCTTGTTTCAAAAAACCTTGAGTGCAAGTGATGCTGGACGAATTGGGCGTTTAGTCCTACCCAAAAAGTGTGCTGAG ACCTACTTCCCACCAATTTCTCAGCCTGAAGGATTGCCGCTTAAAATCCTTGATGCAAAGGGAAAGGAATGGATATTTCAATTTCGCTTCTGGCCGAACAATAACAGCAGAATGTATGTTTTAGAGGGTGTCACTCCATGCATACAGTCCATGCAGTTACAGGCTGGTGACACTG TAACATTTAGCCGGTTGGAGCCAGAGGGAAGGTTGGTTATGGGATTTAGAAAGGCTTCGAGTGCTGTGCCATCCGACCAG GACAATGAAACCAATAAGTCTGGAAATGGATTTTCTGCACATGGTGAA GTTGAATTGGCTGATCCCAATTCATGGTCTAAAGTTGACAAGTCAGGATACATAGCAAAAGAAGCACTGGGGAGCAAATCATTAATatctagaaaaagaaaaagcgGCATGTTGGGCTCAAAGAGTAAACGTCTAAGAATTGAAAATGAGGATTTAATAGAGCTGAAGATTACATGGCAAGAAGCTCAAGGTCTGCTCCGGCCCCCTCCCAGCCACGTTCCGAGCATCGTTGTGATTGAAGGTTTTGAATTTGAGGAATACGAG GAAGCTCCAGTGCTTGGGAAGCCAACAATTTTTACCAGTGATAATGTGGG TGAAAAGATCCAGTGGGCTCAATGCGAAGATTGTCTCAAGTGGCGCAAATTACCAGCAAGTGCGCTTCTTCCATCAAAATGGACGTGTGCTGATAATTCATGGGATCCAGAAAG ATCTTCTTGTTCAGCTGCCCAAGAGCTGACAGCAGAGCAACTTGAGAATTTGCTACCTCCTTGTAATTCAG CTGTTCCCAAGAAAATGAAGGCCGCCAAACAGGATCCTGATAATGCTGAAGCTTTGGAGGGACTTGACACCCTCGCAAATTTAGCTATCCTGGGAGAGGGTGAAGCACTCCCAGCATCAGCCCAGGCCACAACTAAGCACCCACGCCATAGACCTGGCTGTTCTTGCATTGTTTGCATTCAACCTCCCAGTGGAAAGGGCCCCAAGCATAAGCAGACATGTACGTGTAATGTATGCTTAACAGTGAAGCGACGTTTCCGTACCCTTATGTTACGACGTGAGAAGAAACAATCAGAAAAAGAAGCAGAGACAACTCGTAAAAAGCAACAGCAACAACATTCTCAACCACTACCTTCGTCTGAAATTTTGCTTGACGAAGATTCATTACCCTGTAGTAACACAGGCGATAGTAGCCCGAACCAGAACAAAGAGGGTAATGATGGTTCTGATGATGATCCTAACAGAATAAAATCATCTGCTTCACCGTTCAAAGGCCAAATTGACCTCAACATCCAGCCAGAGCGAGAAGAAGAATTGTCCCCTGGTTCAGATTCTGGTGGCATGATGAAGTTGCTCCATGATGCTACTGAGAGGTATCTGAAGCAGCAGACTGTGAACTCTGGTACTGGAGATTCTGGTGGCAGTCAGTCACAGCTGGTAGGAGATGCAATGAGGGAAGATAAACTTAGCAATGGTGTTACCCATGGCAGTAGTAGTCATAGTACTGATAAGGAACATGCCCAATCTTTGTCTATGAATGTGTGA